Proteins found in one Apostichopus japonicus isolate 1M-3 chromosome 16, ASM3797524v1, whole genome shotgun sequence genomic segment:
- the LOC139982860 gene encoding uncharacterized protein codes for MSDTQTFLVVAFAGEDGVGVIPSQWRTGERECFWPPYKSSTRFEKAVKSVEAPQASWTRHTIRVLSTTGSYARAMILLTRAEETSDLATENEDERPSKRRKLQNRRYVSSSDDTEEEAENFTLPPPIQPLVPLTTPLTSNINPQSQRQNFPDAVVSPISARHSTGSTQSLAGSSRNISPMSTPDLIVNATQKKILMILAEIKAEVRDLKRQTVANSHLIQSLKTSHLDLEELPDDVNLPLSSVPLLTALDELARTDFNVEKRLILTLSSVGGQILPVAVRRMLQELIQNNVAKCINWTGQGEKLAFKDLFLRKVLEKAIRKNQPTSNSTAVEIQREFVKFFKGASDREGGRKARQQRHFDVQFGSEQEE; via the exons ATGTCTGATACTCAAACTTTCTTGGTTGTTGCCTTTGCTGGTGAAGACGGTGTAGGAGTCATTCCATCGCAATGGAGAACTGGCGAAAGAGAATGCTTCTGGCCACCATATAAATCTTCTACAAGGTTTGAGAAGGCAGTCAAGTCAGTGGAAGCCCCGCAAGCATCTTGGACGAGACATACCATTCGGGTTCTGTCAACAACAG gTTCCTATGCACGGGCAATGATCTTATTGACAAGGGCTGAGGAGACTTCAGACTTAGCTACTGAAAATGAAGATGAGAGGCCATCAAAGCGCAGGAAGTT GCAAAATCGCCGGTATGTGTCTTCCTCTGACGACACAGAAGAAGAAGCTGAGAATTTCACCCTGCCTCCACCGATTCAGCCATTGGTTCCCCTCACAACGCCATTGACCTCCAATATAAATCCTCAATCACAGAGGCAAAATTTTCCTGATGCTGTCGTATCACCAATAAGTGCAAGGCACTCTACCGGGTCTACCCAGTCACTAGCAGGGTCCAGTCGTAACATATCTCCCATGTCAACCCCAGATTTGATTGTTAATG CAACTCAGAAGAAGATCCTTATGATTTTGGCAGAAATAAAAGCTGAAGTAAGGGACCTGAAGCGCCAAACAGTTGCAAATTCCCATTTAATTCAATCCCTTAAGACCTCCCATTTGGATTTGGAGGAACTGCCAGATGATGTAAACTTGCCCCTTTCATCTGTTCCACTTCTGACAGCTCTGGATGAACTTGCCCGGACTGATTTTAATGTGGAGAAACGTTTG ATTTTGACACTGTCGTCAGTAGGTGGGCAGATCTTGCCTGTAGCAGTCAGGAGGATGCTGCAGGAATTGATCCAAAATAATGTAGCCAAATGCATTAATTGGACTGGTCAAGGGGAGAAGTTGGCATTTAAGGACCTGTTCCTTCGAAAAGTTTTAGAAA AAGCTATAAGGAAGAACCAACCAACTTCCAACTCCACTGCAGTGGAAATACAAAGGGAATTTGTAAAGTTCTTTAAAGGAGCCTCTGATAGAGAGGGGGGACGTAAGGCAAGACAACAACGCCACTTCGACGTTCAGTTTGGCTCTGAACAGGAGGAATAA